Genomic segment of Arachis stenosperma cultivar V10309 chromosome 4, arast.V10309.gnm1.PFL2, whole genome shotgun sequence:
gaaggaccaatgatgttctttagctcttctatgtcccttccttgcctttgttgctcctccctcattgctctttgatcttctcttatttcttggagaatgatggagtgctcatgatgttccacccttaattgttccacattgtggctcaaaccttctaaggaagtgttgagttgctcccaatagttgtttggaggaaagtgcatcccttgaggcatcttagggatttcttgatgatgagcttcctcatgcacctcttgagaaccgtgaggggcttctcttacttgctccatcctcttcttggtgatgggcttatcctcttcaatggagatgtctccttctatgataactccagttgagtaacatagatggcaaataaggtgaggaaaagctagccttgccataggtgagggcttgtcggctattttgtagatttcattggagatgacctcatgaacttctacttcctctccaatcatgatgccatgaatcatgatggcccgatccacagtaacttcagatcggttgctagtaggaatgatggagcgttgaatgaacttcaaccatcctctagctataggcttgaggtccagtcttcttagttggactggcttgcctttggagtctctcttccattaagctccttccacacaaatatccataaggacttggtccaacctttgatcaaagttgacccttctagtgtaggggcgttcatctccttgcatcatgggcaagtgaaatgccaaccttacattttccggactgaaatccaagtatttcccccgaaccattgtgagatagttctttggactcgggttcatactttgatcatggttcctagtgatccatgcattggcatagaactcttgaaccattaagattctgacttgttgcatggggttggttaagacttcccaacctcttatttggacttcatgtcggatctccggatactcattctttttgagcttgaaagggacctcagggatcaccttcttctttgccacaacatcatagaagtggtcttgatggctcttggagatgaatctttccatctcccatgactcggaggtggaagcttttgtcttcccttttccttttctagaggatactccggccttaggcgccattggtaatggaaaaacaaaaaaaagcttatgcttttaccacaccaaacttaaaatattgctcgccctcgagcaataaaagaaagaagagaagaagaagaagaagaagaaaatatggtagagagggagagaggtagttTCGGCTTTAGGTGAAGAaggaggggttgtgttgtgtgaaaatgaagtagaatggaagggtatttatagggaaaggggggggaggtatgttcggccatttgggtgggaataggagggaaattggtttgaattgttgaaggtaggtggggtttatggggaagagtgggtggatgtgagtggtgaatggggtagttgggaagaggagttgaggtgattggtgaaaggtgttgggaagtgtgacatggggaagagtgattttggattaggagagtgtgattaggattaaaagctAAGGtaggaatatgttaggtggggatcctgtggggtccacagatcctgaggtgatcctgtggggtccacagatcctgaggtgtcaaggaattccatccctgcaccaaataggcatgtaaaatgccttcgtgcatcattctggcgtttaaacgcccattggtgcacattctgggcgttgaacgcccatgtaaagcatgtttctggcgttgaacgccagtttcatgcttgttactggcgttcagcgccagtttttcctctctgggcacattcctggcgttcagcgccaggatgttgcttgtttctggcgttcagcgccagaatggtgctctgttctggcgttgaacgccagccagatgcatcttactggcgttgaacgccagcctgtgcgtcctctagggtgaaaattttttcttctgctgtttttgattctgtttttaatttttatgattttttctgtgactcctcatgatcatgtacctaataaaacacaaaataacaataaaatagtataaaatagaaattagataaataaaattgggttgcctcccaacaagcgcttctttaatgtcaatagcttgacagtggctctcatggagccacaaggtgatcaggtcaatgttgtatagttgtccacaccaaacttagagtttggatatgggatcttaacaccaaacttagagtttggttgtggcctcacaacaccaaacttagagtttgactgtgggggctcttcttgactctgaactgagagaagctcttcatgcttactctcttttgtcacagagggatggccatgtgccttaaacacaaggtagtccccattcaattgaaggactaattcacctctgatgacatctatcacagctcctgctgtggctaggaaaggtcttccaaggatgatgcaatcatcctcttccttcctagtgtctaagattatgaaatcagcagggatgtaaaggccttcaacctttactagcacgtcctctactattccataggcttgtcttaatgacttgtctgccagttgtaatgagaacaaggtaggttgtacctcaatgatccccagcttctccattacagagagtggcattagatttatccctgaccccagatcacacagagctttttcaaagatcatggtgcctatggtacaaggtattaagaacttgccaggatcttgtttcttttaaggtagaattttctgaatccaattatccagttcattaatgagcaagggaggttcactttcccaagtctcattaccaaataacttggcattcagcttcatgatagctcctaaatattgagcaactttctctccagttacatcttcatcctcttcagaggatgaatagtcttcagagctcatgaatggcagaaggaggttcaatggaatctctatggtctctgtatgagccttagattcctttggatccttaataggaaactccttcttgcttgagggacgtcccaggaggtctttctcactaggattttcgtcctcctcctcccttgtgcattcggccatattgactatgtcaatggccttgcactctccttttggattatcttctgtattgcttgggagaatactgggaggagtttcaatgactttcttactcagctgccctacttgtgcctccagatttctaatggaggatcttgtttcactcatgaaactaaaagtggcttttgacagatcagagactacattagctaaattagaggtgttttattcagaattctctgtctgttgctgagaagatgatggatatggcttgctattgcccagcctattacgtccaccattgttaaagccttgttgagacttttgttgatccttccatgagaaatttggatgatttctccatgatgagttataggtgtttccataaggttcacccatgtaattaacctctgccatgacagggttctcaggatcataagcttcttcagaagctgcctctctattactgttggatgcatgttgccatccattcagattttgagagatcatgttgacctgttgagtcaacactttgttctgagctaatatggcattcagagtatcaatttcaagaactcctttcttttgaggtatcccactgttcacggaattcctctcagaagtgtacatgaattggttgtttgcaaccatgtcaatgagttcttgagcctcttcaggcatttttttcaggtgaatagatccacctgcagaatggtccaatgacattttcgaaaattcagagagaccataatagaatatatctaatatggtccattctgaaaacatgtcagatggacatcttttggtcagctgcttgtatctttcccaagcttcatagagggattcaccatctttttgtttgaaggtttgaacatccactctcagcttgctcagcttttgaggaggaaagaatttatccaagaaggcagtgactagcttatcccaggagtccaggctatccttgggttgtgaatccaaccatattctagctctgtctcttacagcaaaagggaaaagcatgagtctgtagacttcaggatcaactccatttgtctttacagtctcacagatctgcaagaactcagttaaaaacagataaggatcttcagatggaagtccataaaacttgcagttttgttgcatcaaggcaactagctgaggtttcagctcaaagttattggctccaatggcaggaatggagatgcttcttccatcaaacttggacgttggctttgtgaagtcaccaagcattctccttgcattattattattttcggctgccatctccttctcttgttcgaaaatttctaaaaggttgcttctggattgttgtaatttagcttctcttaattttctcttcagagtcctttcaggttcaggatctatttcaacaagagtgcctttatccttgttcctgctcatatgaaagagaagaaaacaagaaaagaaagaggaatccctatgtcacagtatagagattcctttatgttagtagaagtagaaaggggtagaagaatgaagagggagatttggattttttggatgaagagaggtggagagaagtgttagtaattaaataattaaatagaagaagaaaagaggagggaaatttcgaaaaaaatttaaaaagaggttagtaattttcgaaaattagaagtaaaatgtaattaaaatttaaaacatgaaacaaataattaattaaaaagaacttttgaaaaaggggtgagatattttcgaaaattagagagggaaaagtagttaggtggttttgaaaaagataagaaacaaacaaaaagttagttagttgattgaaaaagatttgaaatcaaatttgaaaaagataaaaagataataagttagataagatttttttttgaaattaaattttgaaaaagataaaattttttgaaaaagatcaaaataaaagataaaaagatttaattcaaaaattttgaaattatttacttcactaacaagaaactgcaagataagattctagaacttaaagattgaacctttcttaacaagaaagtaacaaacttcaaattttttaaccaatcacattaattgttagctaattttcgaaaaattagatataaaagctaagaaaaatatttttgaaaaataatttttaaaattttcgaaaataataaaaaaataaaaaaatatgatttttgaaaaagattttgaaaaaataagatttttaaaattggaattttgacttgacttgtaagaaacaactaattttaaaaatttttgaccaaatcaacccaaaatttcgaaaatttggagggaaataaggaaaagatatattttttatttttgaatttttaattatgagagagaaaaacaacaaaaatgctcaatgcatgaaatttttagatcaaaacaatgaatgtatgcaagaatgctatgaatgtcaagatgaacaccaagaacactttgaagatcatgatgaacatcaagaacataattttgaaaaatttttgatgcaaagaaaacatgcaagacaccaaacttagaaatctttaatgcatggactctaacaaacaaaaaatgcatatgaaaaataacaaacaacacaaaacaagaaatcatcaagatcaaacaagaggacttatcaagaacaacttgaagatcatgaagaacactatgaatgcattggattttcgaaaatatgcaagaaaaatttttaaagcatgcaattgacaccaaacttaaaaattgactcaagactcaaacaagaaacacaaaatattttttatttttatgattttctaattttttttggattttcattaatttttttcgaaaatatttcagaaaaaaaatgaaaaaagaaaagaaaaattttgaaaagaaaattacctaatctgagcaacaagatgaaccgttagttgtccatactcgaacaatccccggtaacggcgccaaaaacttggtggacgaaattgtgatccttattcttttagttgcactccttgtaaaattatggaatttagaaattggcacgagtgaacacaactccgttcaactaaccagcaagtgtactgggtcgtccaagtaataaaccttacgtgagtaagggtcgatcccacagagattgttggtatgaagcaagctatggtcaccttgtaaatctcagttaggcagattaaattggtttatgggttcgaaaatagaaataagaaaatagatgaaataataaaagggatagaatacttatgcagattcattggtgggaatttcagataagcatatggagatactgtatggctcaaggacgcctgctctcctactgcttcaactcaatccttcttactcatttccatggcaagctgtgtataggggttcaccgttcgatgatggctactttcaatcctctcgggaaaatggtcctctgcggctgtcactcgcatggctaatcgtctggaggcatcacctggccgaaggctacatcccatcctcgcagtgaaaactacgctcacgcgctctgtcacagcacggctaatcactggttggttcccgcgcctactggaatagaatcccttgattcttttgcgtttgtcactaacgcccagcacttgcaagtttgaagcacgtcacagtcattcattaccggaatcctactcgaaataccacagacaaggttagactttccggattcccaggatcctactcggaataccacagacaaggtgagactttccggatcctcataaatgccgccatctatctagcttataccacgaagattctgttggggaatctaagagatacacattcaagctctgttgcatgtagaacggaagtggttgtcaatcacgtgcgttcataagtgagaatgataatgagggtcatataatcatcacattcatcatgttcttgggtgcgaatgaatatcttggaataagaataagatagaattgaataaaagaaaatagaattgcattaatacttgaggtacagcagagctccacacccttaatctatggtgtgcagaaactccaccgttgaaaatacataagtgaaaggttcaggcatggccgaatggccagcccccatggtctaagaactatgcgttcaaagattaaaaccaagatgtcaaatacattagttaaatgttctatttataataaactagctcctagggtttacatgagtaagtaattgatgcataaatccacttccggggcccacttggtgtatgcttgggctgagcttgatcaatccacgagctgaggcttctcttggagttgaactccgagttatgacgtgttttgggcgttcaactccggatcatgacatttttctggcgtttaactccagacaacagcatgtacttggcgttcaacgccatgttacgtcgtcaatttccgaataaagtatggactattatatatttctggaaagccctggatgtctactttccaaagccgttgagagcgcggcatttggagttctgtagctccagaaaatccatttcgagtgcagggaggtcagaatccaacagcatcagcagtccttttgtcagcctttttcagagttttgctcaaatccctcaatttcagtcagaatttacctgaaatcacagaaaaacacacaaacacatagtaaagtccagaaatgtgaatttaacataaaaactaaggaaaacatccctaaaagtagcttgaacttactaaaaactacctaaaaacaatgccaaaaagcgtataaattatccgctcatcaaggtgCGAGCCAATATTAAGAACCAGGGAGAGACCATCAAGAAGCTGGAATTCCAAGTGGGATGCTTAGCTGAGAAGATTCCCAAACCTACTGATGGCTTCCCAAGTGACACAGAGAAAAACCCAAGAGGAGAAGcaaagaaagtaagatgggaagaTTGCAAAATGGTCACTACAAGTGATCAAGAGGCTGAAGACAAGCAAAGAAAACTCTCCCAACAGCCTGAAGACAACTCAACAGAGGAGGAAGATagagatcaccaagaaccagaAATCTCACAACAAGAGCTGCTGAAGCTCTATGCACCATTTCCCCAACTGCTCAATGGTGCTGTggggaagagaatatactcGAGGTTCCTAGACTTGTTTGCATCTCTGCATGTGAACATACCATTCATCAAGGCCATCCAACAAATGCCTGCATTCATCAAGTATATGAAGGAACTTCTTCCCAGAAAAAGCTCACTCAAAGGACGCCAAACTATAGTGATGAATAAGGAATGCAGTGCCCTTATTCAACCTGAGTTGCCTACAAAAAGAAgagacccagggagttttcacatCCCCTGTGCCATAGGGGAAACAATGTTTGATGGAACACTCTGTGATTTGggggcaagcatcaacttacTGCCCCTATCCTTGGTAAAGAGGCTGCAGATCAATGA
This window contains:
- the LOC130975004 gene encoding uncharacterized protein LOC130975004; its protein translation is MVTTSDQEAEDKQRKLSQQPEDNSTEEEDRDHQEPEISQQELLKLYAPFPQLLNGAVGKRIYSRFLDLFASLHVNIPFIKAIQQMPAFIKYMKELLPRKSSLKGRQTIVMNKECSALIQPELPTKRRDPGSFHIPCAIGETMFDGTLCDLGASINLLPLSLVKRLQINEIMPTDVVIRLADKTQKQAIGVVENVLLKVGKYFLPTDFVILDMEESHTHPIILGRPFLATAKALIDVEQGELILRIHDERLSLNVFKLSQEVDQEHKEPSKDHNEMLKEEASTKAHPTHLGKPMQEEQGNRQLS